The Salmo trutta unplaced genomic scaffold, fSalTru1.1, whole genome shotgun sequence sequence cacttgagtgggttgagtcactgacgtggtcttcctgtctgggttggctcccccccttgggttgtgccatggcggagattttgtgggctatactcggccttgtcttcggatggTAAGTTgctggttgtagacatccctctagtggtgtgggggctgtgctttggcaaagtgggtggggttatatcctgcctgtttggccctgtccgggggtattatcggatggggccacagtgtcttctgatccctcctgtctcagcctccagtatttatgctgcagtagtttatgtgtcggggggctagggtcagtctgttacatctggagtattctcttgtcttatccggtgtcctgaatttaaatatgctctctctaattctctctttctttctttctctcggaggacctgagccctaggaccatgcctcgggactacctggcatgatgactccttgctgtccccagtccacctggccatgctgctgctccagtttcaactgttctgcctgcggctacggaaccctgacctgttcaccggacgtgcttgttgcaccctcgacaactactatgattattattatttgaccatgctggtcatttatgaacattttaacatcttgaccatgttctgttataatatccacccggcacagccagaagaggactggccacccctcatagcctggttcctctctaggtttctggcctttctagggagtttttcctagggagtttttcctagccaccgtgcttctttcacatgcattgcttgctgtttggggttttaggctgggtttctgtacagcactttgagatttcagctgatatacgaagggctatataaataaatttgatttgatttgatgccagtaggttacagtaggttgtaacgcTCTAGGTCacgccagtaggctacagtaggttgtatctctctaggtcatgccagtaggctacagtaggttgtaactctctaggtcatgccagtaggttacagtaggttgtaactctctaggtcatgccagtaggctacagtaggttgtatctctctaggtcatgccagtaggttacagttggttgtatctctctaggtcatgccagtaggttacagtaagttgtatccaagtggaaacaattatcaacccaatgtggaaagtgttgaatttggtgaacaacaaaatgaatggcttatttgctacgtgaggtttacttgatccaacagaagtttcgtaatgattaagttgttacgtggacacgtgacataccgacaactttgataaaaacacaataggagttgtctccagatcgctatgcatattcatccCTACAtgccaatccaaagacaggataggtgggagatagacaacccacaatgcagctttgtggacaacgactccccttgttagggcggagagacatcttgtcagtacatccataatctttggtgtagccaacccaactctcacatggctctattgggggtcacggtgtgtagtaaaacatcactacattaaaatcactacatgccgtggcccccagtctacggtcagcagatagaccgtcctcaaatatatatgttaagtcactttttggaaacggaacggagaaaacaaggggtagcttgttctctacgtcgtctgattctagacatatcagtcatcatcccagggccctccgttgaagaggtattgacgagccaactcctaatatccaaagttaaaaactaattgaaggcggtacttactggtgttactcagatctcctgtctcctcctcttcatcttccaatgtgacagtaatctctccttccttcttcactccaaaaacagcatcatcctcttcttcctcttgtttaactgaaatgtctttctcttcatctttcactgtaacaacctcaccctctacttcttgttttactgtaacatcctcctcttccttctcctctttcacgacaatgttcagccccagagcttctttctccgtccagcagacctcctcttctttaacaggaggagagtagtttagggagctcatgttcggggatgttagctagctagctatcattagcgattaggctaatgctaacttaaccagccagctactatagctgactaatacacaataacgttatattaaattaaataggttaacaagtagatacgacagaagtgtgtctaaaacacagtaggtaatatagaccgaaagcgtataaataggttgaatctttcggctatgttggctagcaagctaccgaggtggttgacgagctgtttatgaagaaccgtccactagattatacgtcacgctgcagcatcgcctgaaagacgcacatcgccgtctgctgactggagggaaacgcagttgaggatcagattttattttcagacaaatattctttttaaattaatttaatgaaatattactattatattgagacatacaaagacctgaatgtgttgattagtgcgaataaaaaatgttactacagcacatttaaggcagtttcattaagTCAAACTAAATCTTAAtaagtagctagctactgttgCTCTATGCTgttgctacatggtgtaacaatacatcatgtagatgtatataatgaacagactaggtctatactgctcctacatggtgtaacaatacatcatgtagatgtatataatgaacagactaggtctatactgctcctacatggtgtaacaatacatcatgtagatgtatataatgaacagactaggtctatactgctcctacatggtgtaacattacatcatgtagatgtatataatgaacagactaggtctatactgctcctacatggtgtaacaatacatcatgtagatgtatataatgaacagactaggtctatactgctcctacatggtgtaacaatacatcatgtagatgtatataatgaacagactaggtctatactgctcctacatggtgtaacaatacatcatgtagatgtatataatgaacagactaggtctatactgctcctacatggtgtaacaatacatcatgtagatgtatataatgaacagactaggtctatactgctcctacatggtgtaacaatacatcatgtagatgtatataataaacagactaggtctatactgctcctacatggtgtaacaatacaacatgtagatgtatataatgaacagactaggtctatactgctcctacagggtgtaacaatacatcatgtagatgtatataatgaacagactaggtctatactgctcctacatggtgtaacaatacatcatgtggagctttaaggcgatgctgttggtgtgacttgtaatgtagtggacggaacgcttctttcgaACGAAAGCAACAGTtcgtcagccacctcggtagtttgctagacaaaatagccgaaccaataaagctctttagatgctttcgtgtatattagccactgtgttttaaacccacttctgtcttCTAGTTAGTTAttcgatttaatttcatatttacggtgttgttattggtcagctagtgggctggttaagttagcattagcatagctagctagcattcccgaacatgagttcactaagcaactctcctcctgctaaagaagaggaggtctgctggacggaggaagaaggtctgtggctgaacgttgtcgtgaaagaggaggcagaggatgtcacaatacaaaaacaagtagaggatGTCACAgttaaacaagaagtagagggtgaagctgttaccgtgaaagaagaagagaaagacgtttccgttaaagaagaggaagacgcgttcagagtgaaagaggaggaggatgttactgttaaagaagaggaggaagagaaagaagaggaagcagtttttggggtgaaagaggaggaggaggagatgactgtcacattggaggaagacgAGGATGAAACGGGATATCTGGGCTCGGTTTCCCAAAGGCatgttaaggcatccaatggttctaacgatgaacggccctgattaacactagtaagtactgtctttaatacagaggcacaaactctgcagttgttgaactgatgtgtggtgttaaaggggaaatatgcaatagctacatccatatttagactttttaaataattaatttatagccattgattcttgaagaatataacacatgcctcatgatcttagttcaactgttgtaccccatcataaccctaaataagctttttttttactccaatgtttagaaacaatgtaaaccaacactgtatagcctcaacatggttaaaactataatgttgatatcatggatggtcagtgctTGCATctgtaggtctgtctatgaatttgagaataattacatttctccagccccatcatcatcttataaccaaactagtggtggaatgacagctttgttattgtttgaactgcagattggttgatagATGTGCGGCTATTTTATAGAGGTAACCTAGTATTTAAATAGCAAAAAATTGTCagcccagagacttggtttggtaaacagctgagggatgggggaaggagaagtgtaaccactcaaatgcatagagaaagctattgtagaaaccgtaactcaacacctagcgacctcgtcaagaagttcagacatcttggcataacagttataaggtgttggcttgacagtcagtggacccaggtttgagttcagctcagggcaaccccctgaattcactacactatgaatacaaggactggccatccatgatgtcataatgatagtttaaccaggtttctaggctatatagtatattctagaattcatccatgatgtcataatgatagtttaaccaggtttctaggctatatagtatattctagaattcatccatgatgtcataatgatagtttaaccaggtttctaggctatatagtatattctagaattcatccatgatgtcataatgatagtttaaccaggtttctaggctatatagtatattctagaattcatccatgatgtcataatgatagtttaaccaggtttctaggctatatagtatattctagaattcatccatgatgtcataatgatagtttaaccaggtttctaggctatatagtatattctagaattcatccatgatgtcataatgatggtttaaccaggtttctaggctatatagtatattctagaattcatccatgatgtcataatgatagtttaaccaggtttctgggctatatagtatattctagaattgccagtgtagatttcctgtggaggcaaattattagagctgttgataagtcattgtataatattcagccaattgtttttcatgccattacattaaaggcaagacatacctagattcaattacattcatgaattggtttgaaacctttgttttaaacccgtctcaaaattggtgccttgccggatttgtaaaaaatggtttgtcatgaaactctattttttaaatgtatttaaatgtaacctttatttaactaggcaagtcagttaagaacaaattcttattgacaatgacggtctaccccggacgacgctgggccaattttgcgccgccctatgggactcccaatcacggccggttgtgatacagcctagatttgaaccagggtgtctgtagtgacgcctcaagcactgagatgcagtgtccgctgtgccactctggagccccaaaatcatgttctagtgctgtccactctggagccccaacatcatgttctagtgctgtccactctggagccccaacatcatgttctagtgctgtccactctggagccccaacatcatgttctagtgctgtccactctggagccccaacatcatgttctagtgctgtccccaactaaaatacatcttggtcaaccaagagtcatctgttctttctaccaatcaccccatgtgtttttataaaatctgtatgtactgaacttgtctgatgctttaagcacgttgtttgattaaataaataagacacacaaattacgagggagccagtcgtcaacataacctgactggagggagccagtcgtcaacataacctgactggAAAGAGCCGACCAGTTCTGAAAGCCTTttgccgtaccctcatcctactcgtCGGGTGATGTAGACGttatcccaggccctgtgtgtccccaggcgctctcatttgttgacttctgtaaccgtaaaagccttggtttcatgcatgttaacatcagaagcctcctccctaagtttgttttactcactgctttagcacactccaccaatcttgatgtccttgccgtgtctgaatcctggctttggaaggtcaccaaaaattctgaaatttccatccccaactacaacattttccatcaaaatgagaggagttgcaatctactgcagagatggcctgcaatgttctatcatactttccaggtctaagcccaaacagttcgagcttttaataaaaaaaatgaatctctccagaaataagtctctcactgttgccgcctgttacagacccccctcagctcccagctgtgccctggacaccatatgtgaattgattggcccccatctatctttagagtttgttctgttaggtgacctaaactgggatatgcttaacctctctagggggtgtgggatgctaccgtcccacatggccaacatccagtgaaattgcagagcaccaaattcaaaaacagaaatactcattataagaattcataaaacatacaagtgttatacatcggtttaaagattaacttcttgttaatcaaaccacggtgtcagatttaaaaaaggctttaccgtgaaagcataccatgcgattatctgagaacagcgcccagcagacaaatcattacaaacagttaccagccaagtagaggagttacacaagtcagaaattgcgataaaatgaatcacttacttttgatgatcttcatatcgttgcaactcacaagactcccatttactcaataaatgttagtttttttcgataaagtctctctttatatccaaaaacctcagttttgttaaTGCGTTtcgttcagtaatccacagttaCAGTCACATGATCAACTATCAGAAGATCCAGGAAATACTtttctgaatgccagtcaaattacaaacatcacgacatgcaacaacaaccaaagtgcttcttcattcattactctggtaaagacagctATGCTgagctccacgttggatccaacatccctaacaaatggatgtttataatgtgttattgtctgcttgatttactgtagggtctcgttagtctgtttggacacagagatacttagatcataatgtgtagagaactgtcccttgatggataggctattgtacaacacacagagctattttcctatatttgttgttaggtgaagttatgggtcctacagtaggtctatgttgttgttaggtgaagttatgggtcctacagtaggtctatgttgttgttaggtgaagttatgggtcctacagtaggtctatgttgttgttaggtgaagtaatgggtcctacagtaggtctatgttattgttaggtgaagttatgggccctacagtaggtctatgttattgttaggtgaagttatgggtcctacagtaggtctatgttattgttaggtgaagttatgggccaatttggcaaactgtacaaaccctcattgtcaagctgatggaaaagccaaagagcattttactggttgaagtgtttttaagtacaaagtggtttatttgcgatgatgacacaaacattatattaagcaggacattcaaacgagccttacaattataatccaaagtagtgtgaaatgaactcatcatcaacctggaaatggaggtttctcccctgagttttcccccgttcacattcagaatacattgtgaaaaactcaaatctttgctcaccatttttgctccaggcagatatagtacatccataactatcgtttcctcattagcagggaggagtgtCTACAActaaattgcatgtgcatcgccctcgtgccgcaattttagcaaacacagaaaggggcctatattggagaccaaaagttgtctggcacactgcttagagtttcaacaacatgaataacttatttctagccaacaatcatcgatgttactactaatgtgaaaacaagacaaaatatgactattcttgctccttttaagacaaatgtcaaataattttaacattcattacagacgtcaattgttgtacaacatcatggctacgctgttggcatcaccttttacagtggatttccgctgttgtgggcctttaaccatctgtctgactttgttgttcacacaggagagatacttcACTAtcttggatcctctggggagcctcaacaacctcatgatgctgacaaggcaaagaagagtctctccagatcagaacacctcaagaaacacctgcagagatgcaCAGGGAAgataactcactgctgctctgactgtgggaagagattcacctcatcaggcattaaaatgcatcagagaacacacacagcagagaaaccttgtagctgtgatcaatgtgggaagagttttactacatctgatcatctgactttacaccagagaacacacacaggagagaaaccttatatctgtggtcaatgtgggaagagtttcactacatcaagcattctgactgtacaccagagaagacacacaggagagaaaccttatagctgtgatcaatgttggatgagttttggtcaatctggacatctgactctacaccagagaacacatacaggagagaaatcttatatctgtggtcaatgtgggaagagttttactacatctggccatctgacttcacaccagagaatacacacaggagagaaaccttatagctgtggtcaatgtgggaagaggtttgctgcatttagcactctgactctacaccagagaacacacacaggagagaaaccttctagctgtggtcaatgtgggaagaggtttgctgcatctagcactctgactctacaccagagaacacacacaggagagaaatcttatagctgtggtcaatgtgggaagagttttggtcaatttggaaaactgacagtacaccagagaatacacactggagagaaaccttttagctgtgatcaatgtgggaagagtttcactacatcaagcattctgactgtacaccagagaagacacacaggagagaaatcttatagctgtgatcaatgttggatgagttttggtcaatctggacatctgactcgacaccagagaacacacacaggagagaaatcttatagctgtggtcaatgtgggaagagttttggtcaatctggctctctaactctacaccagagaacacatacaggagagaaaccttatatctgtggtcaatgtgggaagagttttactacatctggccatctgacttcacaccagagaatacacacaggagagaaaccttatagctgtggtcaatgtgggaagaggtttgctgcatctagcactctgactctacaccagagaacacacacaggagagaaaccttatagctgtggtcaatgtgggaagaggtttgctgcatctagcactctgactctacaccagagaacacacacaggagagaaaccttatagctgtggtcaatgtgggaagaggtttgctgcatctagcactctgactcaacaccagacaacacacacaggagagaaatcttataactgtgatcaatgttggaagagttttgctcgatctggagagctgacagcacaccagagaacacacactggagagaaacctcatagctgtaatcaatgtgggaagagatactctgataaaagatatctgattaaacatcagaaaattcatgaaggagttgtttcatgatatcagtgaaataaaatgtagaatgtttaaacattgtagtaggagtattttaatgatgtcacaatgtagaatgttttaacattgtagaaggagtattttagtgatgtcacaatgtagaaccctaaacgtttgtcccctgttctattgatttcaacatgatatggatattagactcagggggaaaatc is a genomic window containing:
- the LOC115186478 gene encoding zinc finger protein 180-like, whose product is MTVTLEEDEDETGYLGSSFTTSGHLTSHQRIHTGEKPYSCGQCGKRFAAFSTLTLHQRTHTGEKPSSCGQCGKRFAASSTLTLHQRTHTGEKSYSCGQCGKSFGQFGKLTVHQRIHTGEKPFSCDQCGKSFTTSSILTVHQRRHTGEKSYSCDQCWMSFGQSGHLTRHQRTHTGEKSYSCGQCGKSFGQSGSLTLHQRTHTGEKPYICGQCGKSFTTSGHLTSHQRIHTGEKPYSCGQCGKRFAASSTLTLHQRTHTGEKPYSCGQCGKRFAASSTLTLHQRTHTGEKPYSCGQCGKR